Proteins co-encoded in one Candidatus Thiodictyon syntrophicum genomic window:
- the gltS gene encoding sodium/glutamate symporter, with the protein MEFQDGVLRIASFLAVTIGIIVLFIGKRLNDKVGILREFSIPEPVTGGLLFSVLFGVFYFASGVAVTFDLQARDILLVYFFTTIGINASARDLLAGGRPLLILLTVTIAFMFAQNFTGIGVAALFGLPAAVGITGGTVSLIGGHGTTIAWAPLIAAQYGISNAMEIGIASATLGLILASVMGGPIAKFLIKRHGLTPAPQLVEEVQDIGLSETQKKTGLDHLDFLGAILAIHICVIVGFLLNGVVADLGLKLPLFVTCLFAGILITNLTPKNLPTLSGMPWPTRTPAIALIADVALGTFLAMSLMSMQLWTLIDLAWPVLTILAAQFVLAVTVTLFILFPVMGRDYDAAVVCAGFGGVSLGSTPTAMANMAAVAQCFGPSHRAFIIVPLVSAFFIDLVNALVIPFFLRTF; encoded by the coding sequence ATGGAGTTTCAAGACGGCGTTCTGCGCATCGCATCATTCCTCGCCGTGACCATCGGCATCATTGTGCTGTTCATCGGCAAACGCCTGAACGACAAGGTGGGGATCCTGCGCGAGTTCAGCATACCGGAACCGGTCACCGGCGGCCTGCTGTTCTCCGTCCTGTTCGGGGTGTTCTATTTCGCCTCCGGGGTCGCGGTGACGTTCGACCTGCAGGCGCGCGACATCCTGCTCGTCTATTTCTTCACCACCATCGGCATCAATGCCAGCGCGCGCGACCTGCTCGCCGGCGGCCGGCCGCTCTTGATCCTGCTGACCGTCACCATCGCCTTCATGTTTGCGCAGAACTTCACCGGCATCGGGGTGGCGGCCCTGTTTGGCCTGCCGGCGGCGGTCGGGATCACCGGCGGGACCGTGTCACTGATCGGCGGCCACGGGACCACGATCGCCTGGGCGCCCTTAATCGCCGCCCAATACGGCATCAGCAACGCGATGGAGATCGGTATCGCCAGCGCCACCCTGGGCCTGATCCTGGCCAGCGTCATGGGCGGCCCGATCGCCAAGTTCCTGATCAAACGCCACGGGCTGACGCCCGCCCCACAATTGGTCGAGGAGGTCCAGGACATCGGCCTGTCCGAGACCCAGAAAAAGACCGGCCTCGATCACCTGGACTTTCTGGGTGCCATCCTGGCGATCCACATCTGTGTCATCGTGGGGTTCCTGCTCAATGGCGTCGTCGCCGACCTGGGGCTCAAACTGCCGCTCTTTGTCACCTGCCTCTTCGCCGGCATCCTCATCACCAATCTGACCCCGAAGAACCTGCCGACCCTGAGCGGGATGCCCTGGCCCACCCGGACCCCGGCGATTGCCCTGATCGCCGATGTGGCCCTCGGCACCTTTCTGGCGATGTCCCTGATGAGCATGCAGCTCTGGACCCTGATCGACCTGGCCTGGCCCGTCCTCACCATCCTGGCCGCCCAATTCGTACTGGCGGTGACCGTCACGCTCTTCATCCTGTTCCCGGTCATGGGCCGCGACTATGACGCGGCAGTCGTCTGCGCCGGCTTCGGCGGCGTCTCGCTCGGCTCGACCCCGACGGCCATGGCGAATATGGCGGCGGTGGCCCAATGCTTCGGCCCCTCCCACCGCGCCTTCATCATCGTACCCCTGGTCTCCGCCTTCTTCATCGACCTGGTGAATGCGCTGGTGATTCCTTTTTTCCTGCGGACCTTTTAG
- a CDS encoding 20S proteasome subunit A/B: MTYCVGLLLDEGMVMAADSRTNAGVDYISTYSKLHVLQPAPDRLFVLMVAGSLATTREVLDRIGRDLDQAINPRPSPFQQAPLVTLLNVNYLFEAATYIGQVSQAVQNEHGPALRQAGVSAEASFILGGQIAGQAHGLFLIYPQGNAIAATPETPYLQIGESKYGKPALDRIVHPGLSLADGARICLVSLVGTARSNLSVGPPFEVAICPRDQLAPSHLLKLPAGSPDLAALSRSWDESLSQAFFALPRFSWEPGNPQS; encoded by the coding sequence ATGACCTATTGTGTGGGACTCCTGCTCGACGAGGGCATGGTGATGGCGGCCGACTCCCGCACCAACGCGGGGGTCGACTACATCTCGACCTACAGCAAGCTGCACGTCTTGCAGCCCGCGCCCGACCGGCTGTTCGTGCTGATGGTCGCCGGGAGCCTGGCGACCACGCGGGAGGTCCTGGACCGTATCGGCCGGGATCTGGATCAGGCCATCAATCCCCGGCCCAGTCCCTTCCAACAGGCGCCCCTGGTGACGCTCCTCAATGTCAATTATCTCTTCGAGGCGGCGACCTACATCGGCCAGGTGAGTCAGGCGGTGCAAAACGAGCACGGTCCGGCCCTGCGTCAGGCGGGTGTCAGTGCCGAGGCGAGCTTTATCCTGGGCGGCCAGATTGCGGGTCAGGCCCACGGGTTGTTCCTGATCTATCCCCAGGGCAATGCCATCGCCGCCACGCCCGAGACACCCTATCTGCAGATCGGCGAGAGCAAGTACGGAAAGCCCGCGCTGGATCGTATCGTCCACCCGGGGCTCTCGCTCGCCGATGGGGCGCGCATCTGTCTGGTTTCGCTGGTCGGGACCGCGCGCTCCAATCTGTCGGTCGGGCCGCCGTTCGAGGTGGCGATCTGTCCGCGCGATCAGCTCGCGCCCTCCCATCTGCTCAAGCTGCCGGCGGGATCGCCGGATCTGGCGGCACTCAGCCGGAGTTGGGACGAGAGCCTGTCCCAAGCCTTCTTCGCGCTCCCGCGCTTCAGTTGGGAACCGGGTAATCCCCAGTCCTAG
- a CDS encoding Na+/H+ antiporter subunit E produces the protein MTASALVRGTAFFGCWLLLTHFGTGADLAADLLVGLASAAAAAWVSLRLLPSAPGRVRYGALGRLLWRFLWQSIVAGIDVARRAFAPRLSLQPGYLVFPVRIPQGPGRALFGAFTSLVPGTLPVGAGLTADGRAALVYHCLDLRQPVAAGLARDQALMIEAYGEDETDD, from the coding sequence ATGACCGCTTCTGCGCTGGTTCGGGGTACCGCCTTCTTCGGCTGCTGGCTCCTGCTCACCCATTTCGGCACCGGCGCCGACCTGGCCGCCGATCTTCTGGTGGGCCTCGCGTCCGCCGCCGCGGCGGCCTGGGTGAGCCTGCGCCTGCTGCCGTCGGCGCCGGGGCGGGTGCGCTACGGTGCCCTGGGCCGGCTCCTCTGGCGCTTCCTGTGGCAGTCCATCGTCGCCGGGATCGATGTGGCGCGGCGCGCCTTCGCCCCGCGCCTATCGCTGCAACCGGGCTATCTGGTCTTTCCGGTGCGGATTCCGCAAGGGCCGGGGCGCGCACTCTTCGGGGCCTTCACCAGCCTGGTGCCGGGCACCTTGCCGGTCGGGGCCGGGCTGACGGCCGACGGGCGCGCGGCCCTGGTCTATCACTGTCTCGATCTGCGCCAGCCGGTGGCCGCGGGTCTGGCCCGGGACCAGGCGCTCATGATCGAGGCCTATGGCGAGGACGAGACCGATGACTGA
- a CDS encoding complex I subunit 5 family protein codes for MQTAVILSDLAALAAAHGGDLLVLALALPALALLPAFALGGRWAGRIALLTLPLGLGVAVAIAAAVQHGGVPIAYHLGGWAPPLGVALRADGLSATLLLTTAVVLCAVGLFARADFKVPAGSRETRSPLVFWTLLLGVWTGLNGVFLGQDLFSLYVALELVSFSAVPLVCLSGRPETLAAALRYLLFALFGAVLFVLAAALFYGTYGTLDIGLLARHLAGADPVPPAVLAAAVLMTLGLLAKTALFPLQVWLPPAHAGAPAAGSAVLSALVVKASFFVILRLWFDCLPAGVTQPAAPVLAGLGVAAILFGGVQALRQVRLKMLVAYSTVAQIGYLFLVFPLALGAAALPAGGAAQAAGALTGGMLQLVSHALAKAAMFMAAGLIAVALGHDRIRELGGSARALPLTVFAFALAGLSLAGLQPSGGYVAKTLLTAAADATGQWWSAFALQVGGVLTGAYLLWVLFNALVGFRAPPTLLKRPRRYQELAVLALALGALVLGLVPASSFELVTVGRGGLVGFP; via the coding sequence ATGCAGACCGCCGTGATCCTGTCGGACCTGGCTGCCCTCGCGGCGGCGCACGGGGGCGACCTGCTGGTGCTCGCGCTGGCGCTGCCGGCCCTGGCGCTCCTGCCGGCCTTTGCCCTGGGCGGTCGGTGGGCCGGGCGTATCGCCCTGCTGACCTTGCCGCTGGGGCTCGGGGTCGCGGTCGCCATCGCCGCCGCCGTGCAACACGGCGGCGTGCCCATCGCGTATCACCTGGGGGGCTGGGCGCCGCCGCTGGGCGTGGCCCTGCGCGCGGACGGGCTCTCGGCCACCCTGCTGCTCACCACCGCGGTGGTCCTGTGCGCCGTGGGCCTCTTTGCGCGGGCGGACTTCAAGGTCCCCGCCGGGAGCCGGGAGACCCGCTCGCCGCTCGTCTTCTGGACCCTGCTGCTCGGGGTCTGGACGGGGTTGAACGGGGTCTTTCTGGGTCAGGATCTCTTCAGCCTCTATGTCGCCCTGGAGTTGGTGAGCTTCTCCGCGGTGCCCCTCGTGTGTCTGAGCGGACGCCCGGAGACCCTGGCCGCGGCCCTGCGCTATCTGCTCTTTGCCCTCTTCGGCGCCGTCCTCTTCGTGCTCGCCGCGGCCCTGTTCTACGGTACCTATGGCACGCTCGATATCGGCCTGCTGGCGCGGCACCTGGCGGGTGCGGACCCGGTCCCGCCGGCCGTGCTCGCCGCCGCCGTCCTGATGACCCTGGGGCTGCTCGCCAAGACGGCACTCTTCCCGCTGCAGGTCTGGCTGCCGCCGGCCCATGCGGGCGCGCCGGCCGCGGGCAGCGCGGTGCTCTCGGCGCTGGTCGTGAAGGCGTCCTTCTTCGTCATCCTGCGGCTCTGGTTCGATTGCCTGCCCGCCGGCGTGACCCAGCCGGCAGCGCCGGTCCTCGCCGGTCTGGGGGTGGCGGCGATCCTGTTCGGCGGCGTCCAGGCCCTGCGGCAGGTCCGGCTCAAGATGCTGGTCGCCTACTCCACGGTGGCCCAGATCGGCTATCTGTTCCTGGTCTTCCCGCTGGCGCTCGGCGCCGCCGCACTGCCGGCCGGGGGCGCGGCCCAGGCCGCCGGTGCGCTGACCGGCGGGATGCTGCAACTGGTCTCCCACGCGCTGGCCAAGGCCGCCATGTTCATGGCCGCCGGCCTGATCGCGGTGGCCCTGGGTCACGACCGCATCCGCGAACTCGGCGGCAGCGCGCGTGCCCTGCCGCTTACGGTCTTCGCCTTCGCCCTGGCCGGGCTGTCGCTCGCGGGGTTGCAGCCGAGCGGCGGCTATGTCGCCAAGACCCTGCTCACGGCGGCGGCGGATGCGACCGGGCAATGGTGGTCGGCGTTCGCGCTGCAGGTCGGCGGGGTGCTGACGGGCGCTTATCTGCTGTGGGTGCTGTTCAATGCGCTCGTGGGCTTCCGGGCGCCGCCGACGCTGCTCAAGCGCCCGCGGCGCTATCAGGAGCTGGCGGTGCTGGCGCTCGCTTTGGGCGCCTTGGTGCTCGGGCTGGTGCCGGCGTCCTCGTTCGAGTTGGTGACGGTCGGGCGGGGCGGTTTGGTCGGATTTCCCTGA
- a CDS encoding DUF4258 domain-containing protein gives MVRTRPWPDWWEWDIDLTPHLLKRMEDRDFSEVDLREMLQRAKAYRKDVVEERWVILTRHRLQRWEVIVEPDPIERLLVVITAYPISG, from the coding sequence ATGGTGCGAACGCGCCCTTGGCCGGACTGGTGGGAGTGGGATATCGACCTCACGCCTCACCTGCTCAAGCGTATGGAGGACCGGGATTTCAGCGAGGTCGACCTCCGGGAGATGCTGCAACGCGCCAAAGCGTACCGGAAAGACGTGGTGGAAGAACGCTGGGTCATCCTGACCCGCCACCGCCTGCAACGCTGGGAGGTCATCGTCGAGCCGGATCCGATCGAGCGACTGCTTGTTGTGATTACAGCGTATCCAATCTCAGGGTGA
- a CDS encoding YqhA family protein, whose protein sequence is MIRRLLAATRYIVLLPIIGTFIAAVGLMIYETLALVTTLLDLIHKGTISPKDAKTLAVGLIEVVDIFLIGIAIYMISISLYALFIDDTLPFPRWLTVADLEAVKANLVSVVIAVLAVLFLREAVAWDGEQNILAFGSALALIIAALSLYLGVKAKHKE, encoded by the coding sequence ATGATACGCCGACTACTCGCCGCGACCCGCTACATCGTCCTGCTCCCCATCATCGGCACCTTCATTGCCGCGGTCGGGCTCATGATCTACGAGACGCTCGCCCTGGTCACGACCCTGCTCGACCTCATTCATAAGGGCACCATCTCCCCCAAGGATGCCAAGACCCTGGCCGTGGGGCTCATTGAGGTGGTCGATATCTTTCTGATCGGCATCGCCATCTACATGATCAGCATCAGTCTCTACGCCCTGTTCATCGACGATACCCTGCCCTTTCCGCGCTGGTTAACGGTCGCGGACCTGGAGGCGGTCAAGGCCAACCTGGTCAGTGTCGTCATCGCCGTGCTGGCGGTCCTGTTCCTGCGCGAGGCGGTGGCCTGGGACGGGGAGCAGAACATCCTTGCCTTCGGCTCCGCACTTGCCCTGATCATCGCCGCGCTCAGCCTCTACCTGGGGGTAAAGGCCAAGCACAAGGAGTAG
- a CDS encoding DUF2283 domain-containing protein: protein MKWPYLEVTFRHGRPLAAYLYLSRSPGDRSRRTAKAGVGMIVDYTEAGKPIGIEITAPAKVTIADLNAVLASIDAPALAAEDIAPLRAA, encoded by the coding sequence ATGAAATGGCCCTATCTCGAAGTGACCTTTCGCCACGGCCGCCCCTTGGCGGCCTATCTGTATCTGTCCCGCTCTCCCGGCGACCGCAGCCGGCGCACGGCAAAGGCCGGGGTTGGAATGATCGTCGATTATACGGAAGCGGGAAAGCCGATCGGTATTGAAATAACGGCGCCGGCAAAGGTCACGATCGCGGACCTCAACGCAGTCCTCGCGAGTATCGATGCGCCCGCACTGGCCGCCGAGGACATTGCCCCGCTGCGGGCGGCCTGA
- a CDS encoding monovalent cation/H(+) antiporter subunit G produces the protein MSLALSVFTIVCVFLGAVFFLAGTLGLLRFPDTLTRLHALTKADNLGLGLVVLGLLPQVDWPLGALKLIAVWLLALLAGATVGQVLGGAVRPPPVSGAGESTP, from the coding sequence ATGAGCCTCGCGCTGAGCGTTTTCACCATCGTTTGCGTGTTCCTGGGCGCCGTCTTCTTCCTCGCCGGCACCCTGGGGCTGCTGCGCTTTCCCGATACCCTGACGCGCCTGCACGCCCTGACCAAGGCGGACAACCTGGGCCTGGGTCTGGTGGTGCTGGGGCTGCTGCCCCAGGTGGACTGGCCGCTGGGCGCGCTCAAGCTGATCGCGGTCTGGCTGCTCGCGCTGCTGGCCGGGGCGACGGTCGGGCAGGTGCTGGGCGGCGCCGTGCGGCCGCCGCCGGTGTCCGGCGCCGGGGAGTCGACGCCATGA
- a CDS encoding GntP family permease, whose amino-acid sequence MGLIGILLGLALLIGFAYRGWSVLLLAPAAAMVAALFAGESPLAHWTQTFMVGTAAFVAQFFPIFLLGALFGKLMEDSGSVQSVARFIGDSLGPRRAILAVVLAGALVTYGGVSLFVAFFVLVPMAQSLFRDANIPRTLMPAAIALGTSTFTMTALPGTPAVQNAIPMPFFGTTPFAAPGLGLIAAAIILLFGLWWLGLVERRARRAGIGYGGTLGLVPDRTADEAAEDPLVRGRATVAGTFDPAEIHQGEVTPRPPSAFVAFLPLLVVIAVNLAMSLLILPNLDLSYLALDQWGNSSPAAVSGIWSVIVALASAILVLRALNWKRLPRLRESVDAGLNASVLPVVSVACLVGFGTVVAALPAFEMVRTWVLGIEGGPLVSLAVSTNVLAALTGSASGGLTIALEALGSTYMQLAAELGIDPALMHRVAVIGAGTLDSLPHNGAVVTLLAVCGATHKESYFDMVMVAIVGAIVALVGVIVLGTLFGSF is encoded by the coding sequence ATGGGCCTGATCGGTATTCTGCTCGGGCTCGCCCTCCTCATCGGGTTTGCCTACCGCGGCTGGAGCGTGCTGCTGCTGGCGCCGGCCGCGGCCATGGTCGCGGCCCTGTTCGCGGGCGAGTCGCCCCTGGCGCACTGGACCCAGACCTTCATGGTCGGCACGGCCGCCTTTGTGGCGCAGTTCTTCCCGATCTTTCTGCTGGGCGCACTGTTCGGCAAGCTGATGGAGGACAGCGGCTCGGTCCAATCCGTCGCGCGCTTTATCGGCGATAGCCTGGGGCCGCGCCGCGCCATCCTGGCGGTGGTGCTGGCCGGGGCCCTGGTGACCTATGGCGGGGTCAGTCTCTTCGTCGCCTTTTTCGTATTGGTACCGATGGCCCAATCACTGTTCCGGGATGCCAACATCCCCCGCACCCTGATGCCGGCGGCGATCGCGCTCGGGACCTCGACCTTCACGATGACCGCGCTCCCGGGTACGCCCGCGGTGCAGAACGCGATCCCCATGCCCTTCTTCGGCACCACGCCCTTCGCCGCCCCCGGTCTGGGCCTGATCGCGGCGGCGATCATACTCCTGTTCGGGCTCTGGTGGCTGGGCCTGGTCGAGCGGCGTGCGCGGCGCGCCGGCATCGGTTACGGCGGCACCCTGGGCCTGGTCCCCGACCGCACCGCGGACGAGGCGGCCGAGGACCCGCTGGTGCGCGGGCGCGCCACGGTCGCCGGCACCTTCGATCCGGCGGAGATCCACCAGGGTGAGGTCACCCCGCGGCCGCCCTCGGCCTTCGTCGCCTTCCTGCCGCTCCTGGTGGTGATCGCGGTCAATCTGGCGATGAGTCTCCTGATCCTGCCCAACCTGGATCTGAGCTACCTGGCCCTGGATCAGTGGGGCAATTCATCCCCGGCGGCGGTCAGCGGGATCTGGTCGGTGATCGTGGCGCTCGCGAGCGCCATCCTGGTCCTGCGCGCGCTCAACTGGAAGCGTCTGCCGCGGCTGCGCGAAAGTGTGGATGCGGGCCTCAATGCCTCGGTCCTGCCGGTGGTGAGCGTCGCCTGCCTGGTCGGCTTCGGCACCGTGGTCGCGGCCCTGCCGGCCTTCGAGATGGTGCGCACCTGGGTGCTGGGGATCGAGGGTGGACCCCTGGTGTCGCTGGCGGTCTCCACCAATGTGCTGGCGGCCCTCACCGGTTCCGCCTCGGGCGGTCTCACCATCGCCCTGGAGGCGCTCGGCTCGACCTATATGCAGCTCGCCGCGGAACTGGGCATCGACCCGGCCCTGATGCACCGGGTGGCGGTGATCGGCGCCGGCACCCTGGACAGCCTGCCGCACAACGGCGCCGTGGTCACCCTGTTGGCGGTCTGCGGCGCGACTCACAAGGAGAGCTATTTCGATATGGTGATGGTCGCCATCGTCGGGGCCATCGTCGCGTTGGTGGGGGTTATCGTGTTGGGGACCCTGTTCGGGTCGTTTTGA
- a CDS encoding NADH-quinone oxidoreductase subunit K: MSATTIFGVCAAALVGLGLYGLICHRGVLRKIIAFNVMGSGVFLLFGVIARRGGLVVAGAGPTADPVPQAIVITGLVVAFAATVLAVALLLRLAQATGQTTLDTPAPPPAPTGDR; encoded by the coding sequence ATGAGTGCGACGACCATCTTCGGGGTCTGCGCCGCCGCCCTGGTGGGGCTCGGCCTGTACGGGCTCATCTGTCATCGCGGCGTGCTGCGCAAGATCATCGCCTTCAATGTGATGGGCAGCGGGGTCTTTCTGTTGTTTGGGGTCATCGCGCGGCGCGGCGGTCTGGTGGTTGCGGGGGCCGGCCCCACCGCCGATCCGGTTCCCCAGGCCATCGTCATCACCGGGCTGGTGGTCGCCTTCGCGGCCACGGTCCTCGCGGTCGCGCTCCTGTTGCGGCTGGCGCAGGCGACCGGTCAGACTACGCTGGATACCCCCGCGCCGCCGCCCGCCCCGACGGGGGATCGCTGA
- a CDS encoding patatin-like phospholipase family protein encodes MTTSTPLTEPVSGKHREPVSVDFALQGGGAHGAFAWGVLDRLLQEPWLLIDGLSGTSAGAMNAAVLSDGYAEGGPEGARVALERFWKRVSDGALMSPLRRSPLDILMGQWTMDNSPMFVAMDLAARLFSPYDLNPGGFNPLQDILAKSIDFARLATSPVKVFVTATNVRTGRPRVFRNADLTADALLASACLPMMFQAIEIDGEAYWDGGFSGNPTISPLVRESSADDTILIQINPVERPGTPRSARDILNRENEIAFNAPLLKELRMIALLRKVADPGQSEGALWASMRLHRIASPAMIDLGYSSKLNAEWAFLCMLRDEGRRCAEGFLAEHGEAVGHHATFDLDYLLEGV; translated from the coding sequence ATGACCACTTCCACACCACTCACTGAACCCGTCTCCGGCAAGCACCGCGAACCGGTGTCGGTGGACTTTGCCCTGCAGGGCGGCGGCGCCCATGGGGCCTTCGCCTGGGGGGTGCTGGACCGGCTCCTGCAAGAGCCCTGGCTGCTGATCGACGGGCTCTCCGGCACCTCGGCCGGGGCCATGAACGCGGCGGTCTTGAGCGACGGCTATGCCGAGGGCGGGCCGGAGGGCGCCCGGGTCGCGCTGGAGCGCTTCTGGAAGCGGGTCTCCGACGGGGCCCTGATGAGTCCGCTGCGCCGCAGCCCGCTCGATATCCTGATGGGCCAGTGGACCATGGACAACTCCCCGATGTTCGTCGCCATGGATTTGGCCGCGCGGCTGTTCTCCCCCTATGATCTGAATCCCGGCGGATTCAATCCGCTCCAGGACATCCTGGCCAAGTCCATCGACTTCGCCCGTCTGGCCACGTCGCCGGTCAAGGTGTTTGTCACTGCCACCAATGTGCGCACCGGTCGCCCGCGGGTCTTTCGCAATGCCGATCTCACCGCCGATGCGCTGCTCGCCTCGGCCTGTCTGCCCATGATGTTTCAGGCCATCGAGATCGACGGCGAGGCCTATTGGGACGGCGGCTTCTCCGGTAATCCCACCATCTCCCCGCTGGTGCGTGAATCGAGCGCCGACGATACCATCCTGATCCAGATCAATCCGGTCGAGCGCCCCGGCACCCCGCGCTCGGCCCGCGATATCCTCAACCGCGAGAATGAGATCGCCTTCAACGCACCGCTGCTGAAGGAACTGCGCATGATCGCGCTGCTGCGCAAGGTGGCCGACCCGGGCCAGAGCGAGGGTGCGCTCTGGGCCTCCATGCGCCTGCACCGGATTGCGAGCCCGGCCATGATCGATCTGGGCTATTCCTCCAAGCTCAATGCCGAATGGGCCTTCCTGTGCATGTTGCGCGACGAGGGCCGGCGCTGCGCCGAGGGCTTCCTCGCAGAGCACGGTGAGGCCGTGGGACACCACGCCACCTTTGACCTGGATTACCTGCTGGAAGGGGTCTGA
- a CDS encoding Na(+)/H(+) antiporter subunit B yields the protein MSMSLGLVADSFLALLILGLAVWTIAVRGTYAAVVGFVAYGLLVALIWVRLAAVDVALTEAALGSGLMGLLLLRAVACLPPDAPAPASGRVGRVALRVVVGVLCAGLTAVLAAVVLQLPEPAPSLAAAAAQALPTTGLGNPVTGVLIAYRAIDTLLEAVVLVLALIGLWSLAADGAWGGRPGALRTREPGAALVLLAQLLPPVGILVGIHLFWTGANHPGGAFQGGAVLAAMWAIVLVAGLAAAPRVDGRRLRLVLVVGPALFFAIGLAGIWWADAFLGYPADWAKPLILVIEAALTLSIAAALGLLLAGPPASEPGPGGQA from the coding sequence ATGAGCATGAGCCTGGGACTGGTCGCCGACAGTTTTCTTGCCCTGCTCATCCTGGGCCTGGCCGTCTGGACCATCGCCGTGCGGGGGACCTACGCCGCGGTGGTCGGCTTCGTCGCCTATGGGCTCCTGGTCGCCCTGATCTGGGTGCGTCTGGCCGCCGTGGACGTGGCCCTGACCGAGGCCGCGCTGGGCAGCGGACTCATGGGCCTGCTGCTGCTGCGGGCCGTCGCGTGCCTGCCGCCGGACGCCCCCGCCCCCGCGTCCGGCCGGGTTGGGCGGGTGGCGCTGCGGGTGGTCGTCGGCGTCCTGTGTGCCGGGTTGACGGCCGTGCTGGCCGCCGTCGTGCTGCAACTGCCCGAACCCGCCCCGTCGCTCGCCGCCGCGGCGGCGCAGGCGCTGCCGACGACCGGGCTCGGCAATCCGGTCACCGGCGTGCTGATCGCCTATCGTGCCATCGACACCCTGCTGGAGGCGGTGGTCCTGGTGCTGGCCCTGATCGGACTCTGGTCCCTGGCCGCGGATGGCGCCTGGGGCGGGCGGCCGGGGGCACTGCGGACCCGGGAGCCGGGGGCGGCCCTGGTCCTGCTGGCGCAACTCCTGCCCCCGGTGGGCATCCTGGTGGGTATTCATCTGTTCTGGACCGGGGCCAATCACCCCGGCGGGGCCTTCCAGGGCGGCGCCGTCCTGGCTGCCATGTGGGCCATCGTCCTGGTCGCCGGGCTCGCCGCGGCACCGCGGGTGGACGGGCGCCGGCTGCGCCTGGTCCTGGTGGTCGGGCCGGCACTCTTCTTTGCCATCGGGCTTGCCGGGATCTGGTGGGCGGACGCCTTCCTGGGGTACCCGGCGGACTGGGCCAAGCCGCTGATCCTGGTCATTGAGGCCGCGCTCACCCTGTCGATCGCTGCGGCCCTGGGGCTGCTGCTGGCAGGTCCGCCTGCGTCCGAACCCGGCCCGGGGGGCCAAGCATGA
- a CDS encoding monovalent cation/H+ antiporter complex subunit F, protein MTEFLLGAALFVLGTVALGLIRILRGPNDADRMLAAQLLGTGGVAVLLLLGVASGLGAVGDLALMLALLAAFASVAFVTGVARPQHQPKPVRDPDPLPRGDQA, encoded by the coding sequence ATGACTGAGTTTCTGCTGGGCGCCGCCCTGTTCGTGCTGGGGACCGTGGCCCTGGGCCTGATCCGCATCCTGCGCGGCCCGAACGACGCCGACCGGATGCTGGCGGCCCAGTTGCTCGGCACCGGCGGGGTGGCGGTGCTGCTGTTGCTGGGGGTGGCGAGCGGGCTGGGCGCGGTCGGCGATCTGGCCCTGATGCTGGCCCTGCTGGCGGCCTTCGCTTCGGTCGCCTTCGTGACCGGGGTCGCCCGGCCGCAGCACCAGCCGAAGCCGGTCAGGGACCCGGACCCGCTGCCGCGGGGGGACCAGGCATGA